The proteins below are encoded in one region of Styela clava chromosome 4, kaStyClav1.hap1.2, whole genome shotgun sequence:
- the LOC120326961 gene encoding cystatin-A3-like: MKLVILLAFVALAFAQKISIPGGVSERRHIVETDDEVYLLTSALRDTVEKQNGVKYQKFKPESYKYQVVNGFMYWVKVKVGRGEYIWVKFHVPIAATHPSLSAVALHKNVEDEIEPF; encoded by the exons atgaagTTAGTCATTCTTCTGGCCTTTGTCGCATTAGCATTTGCCCAGAAAATTTCTATACCAGGCGGTGTTTCGGAGAGAAGACACATTGTAGAAACGGATGATGAAGTCTATCTTTTAACCTCAGCG CTAAGAGACACCGTCGAAAAGCAAAATGGTGTAAAATACCAGAAATTCAAGCCAgaatcttacaaatatcaagtTGTCAACGGATTCATGTATTGGGTTAAG GTCAAGGTCGGCCGTGGCGAATATATCTGGGTCAAATTTCACGTTCCGATTGCTGCTACTCACCCATCCTTGTCAGCTGTTGCTCTTCACAAAAATGTCGAGGACGAAATTGAGCCCTTTTAA